Proteins encoded within one genomic window of Lampris incognitus isolate fLamInc1 chromosome 1, fLamInc1.hap2, whole genome shotgun sequence:
- the LOC130112558 gene encoding phospholipase A2 isozymes PA3A/PA3B/PA5-like — translation MEGKSRRKRAWTFPGTLWCGVGSKATRYDQLGMFESADRCCREHDHCEHIIPAFTVNYGVFNPNFFTISHCDCDQRFRQCLLGVNETISAMVGFSFFNIFKVPCFELVQRMQCTEMYWWGMCKETKEAPYAVFQNPAAFNTTHTPSKHNDAGESHMRATAEGDRVVAVPPSHSNRKPSTAEISKQSGSSHRCTLRDPPRGDTFHRKKRKGLGCKRNSLLLCGTLKHLDECRYKIPPLKKKYHLRNMESKTIYHCDCTSR, via the exons ATGGAGGGGAAATCCCGCAGGAAACGTGCGTGGACGTTTCCAGGGACACTTTGGTGTGGTGTTGGAAGCAAAGCTACCCGTTACGACCAGTTAG GAATGTTTGAGAGTGCAGACAGATGCTGCCGTGAACACGACCACTGTGAGCATATCATCCCTGCTTTTACAGTGAATTACGGCGTCTTCAACCCCAACTTCTTCACCATCTCACACTGTGACTGTGACCAAAG GTTTCGGCAGTGCCTACTCGGAGTGAATGAAACCATCTCTGCTATGGTTGGCTTCAGCTTCTTCAACATCTTCAAGGTGCCCTGCTTTGAACTCGTTCAGCGGATGCAGTGCACGGAGATGTACTGGTGGGGAAT GTGCAAGGAAACCAAAGAGGCGCCATATGCTGTCTTTCAAAACCCTGCGGCTTTCAACACGACCCACACTCCAAGCAAGCATAATGATGCTGGAGAAAGCCACATGAGAGCAACAGCTGAAGGGGACCGTGTAGTGGCAGTCCCACCGTCTCATTCAAACAGAAAGCCATCCACAGCTGAAATCTCAAAACAGTCTGGTTCTTCACATAGGTGCACCCTCAGAGATCCACCCAGAGGAGACACCTTTCACCGCAAAAAGAGGAAGGGGCTGGGATGCAAAAGGA ACAGTTTGCTCCTTTGTGGAACCCTTAAACATTTGGATGAATGCAGATACAAAATTCCCCCTTTGAAGAAGAAATATCATTTACGAAATATGGAGTCAAAGACTATCTACCATTGTGATTGCACTAGCCGGTGA